From the Fusarium oxysporum Fo47 chromosome X, complete sequence genome, the window CAGCTGAATAGCATGTCCCGCTTGCTAATTGACTTTCTACTAGCGTAAGTGTTGCACGCGTAGAGCTCCCGGGTTGATATCAGAGTGGGCATAAGGAACTGGTCACTGGTGCCTTAAGAACGGGCCCCCACTCTTGAAACATGTGACATACGTACACCCCCAACAAGCGTTTAAGTATATTGAATAAATGTTTGCAGGTGTCAGCGGCATGAGACCCGATGGTTGTTGATCTCTATCTAACGAGTACTGATCCTTCTGGATTGCAAAGAAAAGATAAGAATGTCATAGCACGCAGCATGGACTGCAGCcagataataaaataagcAAACAATACGTAGTAGATGATGTGAGCTTTAACTAGAGATATGCAAGCATTTGTCTATCGGCCGGTGTCATAACAAACACCGAGATCCACATTACCCCGGATTTAGTTATCCATCATCACATTTACGATCCAGCCAAGGATTTAAACCAGATACCAAGCCGGATACCGATCCTTCGCTATGAAATCTACCTTATCTAGACAATTATTACCAGGTCCATCATCGCCTGAACGTAGATCATGGCAGAAATTACCCATTTCAGATATTCACGATGACCCAACCAACCAACATCGCTCCGACAAAACAAGCCCCCAATCAAAAGCCATATCCCTTGTGGCAAATCGCACGAATCACAGTATCAAACTCTCACGCGGCTGGAACTCTGTGATGCGGGGGCTCGACCTAAAAACTAACCTCAAAACGGTAATTTTAGTCTGATATTCCTCCTTCACCACCGAATTTGTGGAGTTCGCGTAACGCCTCGTGGTTTATACTAACATTCGAGATCGTGCCGGTCTGGAACACTCGCTTGCGGGCGCAAAGGATCTGGGGTATTACGTTTTGAGTTGACACTGGTTGTATCTCTGGTCGAAAACATGGGCGATATCGATGATGCGCCTGTAGCTTTTCGGAAATCTACCTATCAAGTCGTTGGATCGGCGTCATACTACTACCAATAAACAGTACCTAGCACTGCCTCGTGTGTTTAACCGTTGACCTTATTCTTTGAAGGGGGCGTTTCCCCGCAACCTTTGGGTTCCCGACTAGCTGGGACTCTCAGCATATACAAGCCGAGCACCTCGCTCTTCATTCTCCAGAATTGCCATGTTTTAGTGAATAGCTCTTATCAGAAAACATCGCAATGACAGACCATACACATAATTCCCAAGGCGAAGGCCATCTTCGGCCTCGCCTATCAAAGATCACCATGGTAGCCATGACCTTTGCCATTCTCAAGTGTGTCTCTCCCAACCTCTCTGTCCAAACCATGTTCTGATCTGAAGTCCAGTACTTGGATCTGTCTAGCAGGAAGTCTATCCATTGTTCTTCCTTCTGGAGGATCTGTTGCTTTCTTGTATGGCTTTATCTTCTGCGTCTTGTGTAATTTTGCGCTGGCGGCCAGTTTGGGTGAGTTGGCGGCGATTTGGCCGACTGCTGGTGGGCAGTATCATTTCCAGTGGGCATTGACTTCTGAGAAATGGAGGAAGGTCATGGTGAGTTTTGTGGTGCGTAATTGCTGGGAGAATATTGACGATAGCAGAGTTTTGCGGTTGGATACATCAATATTTTTGGGTGGCTGACTCTCGTGACGACTGAGGGTTTCTTCGCAGGTTTGTAATTCTGCGCAGTTGAGAGCCTAAAATTGACCGTTTACAGCACAATTCATCTCGGCTGCCTGTGTCGTAGCATCCAACGGAAACTACGTTGTGGCAGCATGGAAGACGTACCTAATTTTCATGGCAGTCCTCACATTCGGCACTCTCTCCATGACCTTCGGCAACCGGATTCTGGGTGCCTGGAACAATCTTGCCTGTAAGCCTTCCAAGTCCCTTGACCGCGAGCTTTAACTTACTGTATAGTGTACTGGTCCATTCTTAGCGTTTTCGTCGCCAGCGTCGTCCTTCTCTCGACATCCGATAAAACCGACCCCGAATTCGTCTTTGCGACATTTGCGAACGAAACAGGCTGGAACGACGGAATTGCGTGGATCTTGGGCCTTCTGCAGTCAGCGCTGTCACTAATTGGATACGATGCTGTGCTGCACATGACGGAGGAGATGCCGACGCCGTCTCGTGATGCTCCATTGGCGATGGTATACGCTGTTGGTGTCGGAGGAACAACGTAAGTCAAGCACTGGCTCAGACAACCGCAAGCTAACGAAGGGACAGCGGTAcaatcttcatcctcgtcatgCTTTTCTGTCTCACCGACCTCTCCGGCATTGTCGCAACATCAACAGGCATGCCCATCGTCGAGCTCATCCTCCAAGCAACCGGCAGCCGCGCCGGCACCACATTCCTCACGCTCATGTTAGCAATCTGCTTCATCCACGGAACCAACGGCTCGATTACCAGCGCGTCCCGACTCCTATACGCTATGGCTCGTGATAAAGGTACTCTGTATCACGATTACTTCAGCCACATCCATCCCAGATGGGAAGTACCCATCAGAACTATTGTTCTTACCTGGGTGTTTAATGCGATATTTGGATTGTTGTATCTCGGGCCGACTGTTGCGTTCAATGCGTTTATTTCGAGTTGTACAATCTTGTTGAACATGTCGTATGCTATTCCGGTTGCCACGCTTATAATTCGCGGCCGAGATACTTTGACAAGGTTT encodes:
- a CDS encoding amino acid/polyamine transporter I, coding for MTDHTHNSQGEGHLRPRLSKITMVAMTFAILNTWICLAGSLSIVLPSGGSVAFLYGFIFCVLCNFALAASLGELAAIWPTAGGQYHFQWALTSEKWRKVMSFAVGYINIFGWLTLVTTEGFFAAQFISAACVVASNGNYVVAAWKTYLIFMAVLTFGTLSMTFGNRILGAWNNLALYWSILSVFVASVVLLSTSDKTDPEFVFATFANETGWNDGIAWILGLLQSALSLIGYDAVLHMTEEMPTPSRDAPLAMVYAVGVGGTTGTIFILVMLFCLTDLSGIVATSTGMPIVELILQATGSRAGTTFLTLMLAICFIHGTNGSITSASRLLYAMARDKGTLYHDYFSHIHPRWEVPIRTIVLTWVFNAIFGLLYLGPTVAFNAFISSCTILLNMSYAIPVATLIIRGRDTLTRFQSADTPWRFGKVRGLIINYVAVLYVFITSIFFCFPPVLPVDASLMSTSPSPSSLDYTLTIDSDYVSAVIGIFAIFLTGYWVFYGKKTFQGPDLDVILGERPDLAEATDELAMEEKKVESPTK